In the genome of Bradyrhizobium arachidis, one region contains:
- the tal gene encoding transaldolase → MKATQKLHELGQSVWLDNITRELLTSGNLRRYIADFSLTGLTSNPTIFDQAIKNSSHYDSAIRSKLTEGKSGETLFFELAIEDLVQAADLFRPIWERTNGVDGWVSLEVSPLLAHDTASTIAAAKELHAQAKRLNLFIKIPGTREGLPAIEETIFAGVPVNVTLLFSREHYLAAAEAYLRGIERRIAAGLNPDVGSVASVFVSRWDAAIANEVPAQLRNQLGIAVAKRTYKSACELLSSARLRRIYNEGGRPQRLLWASTGTKDPAASDVLYVKALAAPLTVNTMPEGTVKALADHGEIGEMLPSSGGDSEEVLSQFAKAGVDIEALAATLQDEGAKSFVKSWNELMSVISAKTEVLKKAS, encoded by the coding sequence ATGAAGGCAACGCAAAAGCTCCACGAACTCGGACAGAGCGTTTGGCTCGACAACATCACCCGCGAGCTGCTGACCAGCGGCAATTTGAGGCGCTACATCGCCGACTTCTCGCTGACGGGACTCACATCGAACCCGACAATCTTCGACCAAGCGATCAAGAACAGCTCTCACTATGATTCAGCGATCCGCAGCAAGCTCACCGAGGGAAAGTCGGGCGAGACGCTATTCTTCGAGCTCGCCATCGAAGATCTTGTCCAGGCAGCAGACCTGTTCCGCCCGATTTGGGAACGCACCAATGGTGTAGACGGGTGGGTCTCGCTCGAGGTCTCGCCCCTTCTCGCGCATGACACGGCCAGCACAATCGCGGCGGCCAAGGAACTGCATGCGCAAGCGAAACGCCTCAACCTCTTCATCAAGATACCCGGTACACGAGAAGGATTGCCCGCCATCGAAGAAACGATCTTTGCCGGCGTGCCCGTGAATGTGACGCTATTGTTCAGCCGGGAGCACTATCTCGCTGCCGCCGAGGCATATCTGCGCGGCATCGAGCGGCGCATCGCAGCCGGCCTGAATCCAGATGTTGGATCCGTCGCGTCGGTCTTCGTCAGCCGCTGGGATGCCGCCATAGCGAACGAGGTGCCTGCGCAATTGCGCAATCAGCTCGGTATCGCGGTCGCGAAACGAACCTACAAGTCGGCGTGCGAATTGCTCTCCTCGGCCCGTTTGCGGCGCATCTACAACGAGGGTGGGCGGCCACAGCGCCTGTTATGGGCGAGCACAGGAACCAAAGACCCGGCAGCGTCCGACGTCTTATATGTCAAAGCGCTGGCCGCGCCGCTCACGGTGAACACCATGCCGGAAGGCACGGTTAAGGCCCTCGCCGATCACGGCGAGATTGGAGAGATGTTGCCCTCCAGTGGCGGCGATTCCGAAGAGGTACTCTCGCAATTCGCGAAGGCCGGCGTCGACATCGAAGCGCTAGCAGCGACATTGCAGGATGAGGGCGCCAAATCGTTTGTCAAATCCTGGAATGAGCTGATGAGTGTCATCTCCGCCAAGACCGAGGTGCTCAAGAAGGCAAGCTAA
- a CDS encoding winged helix-turn-helix transcriptional regulator: MKWDTLEEEPCSLARTVAVIGDRWSLLILRECFLRIRRFDDFQTSLGITRHLLADRLKKFVRFGVLRKIPYQEAPKRYEYILTQKGLDLYPIIMSIVHWGNVHMVDSRGRPLLHEHKNCHKMFDPVMICSECGEPLTAKAVHVHPGPGARRSSPTSNGVSAKNAG, translated from the coding sequence ATGAAATGGGATACCCTTGAGGAGGAGCCATGCTCTCTCGCCCGTACCGTGGCGGTGATCGGTGACCGCTGGAGCCTCCTCATCCTGCGCGAATGTTTCTTGCGCATTCGCAGATTTGATGACTTCCAGACGTCGCTCGGAATCACCCGCCATCTGCTCGCCGATCGGCTGAAGAAATTTGTCCGCTTTGGCGTACTGCGCAAGATTCCGTATCAGGAAGCGCCGAAGCGCTACGAGTATATCCTGACGCAAAAGGGTCTCGATCTCTATCCGATCATCATGTCGATTGTGCACTGGGGCAACGTCCACATGGTCGACTCGCGCGGACGACCGCTGCTGCATGAACACAAGAACTGCCACAAGATGTTTGATCCTGTCATGATCTGCTCCGAATGCGGTGAGCCGCTGACGGCGAAGGCAGTCCACGTTCATCCGGGCCCCGGCGCGAGACGGTCTTCGCCGACAAGCAACGGCGTTTCGGCGAAGAACGCTGGTTGA
- a CDS encoding class I adenylate-forming enzyme family protein: MSLANWQQAAAEITEMLPQRIHEVMDPYVATTPDRTALIEDNATLTYRELDRAVGATAEALSTLGIRAGDRMMIVSENAIALACLLFAASRLDAWAIVANPRLSPRELDQIRDHSGARRMFFTAEVSEEAASHATRYNAPVQDVGPLHGIGVSALNQNTHAEPVEADGARQVAVLIYTSGTTGTPKGVMLTHRNLLFSARTTANLRSMTAEDVQYCVLPISHIVGISLLTMTLMVGGVTRLVTKYNPAALAKALAEEGITLLNGVPATYQRLLEYKQTAGLPKLKRGALRLMSVAGAPLDLELKARVEKELGLPLGNAFGITECSPGISGVRPEAPRRDNSVGVLVPGIEARIVARDGAIVTNGDIGELHVRGPNVMRGYYRAPDLTAKAIDPEGWFNTGDLARFEGDAMFIVGRTKEMIIRSGFNVYPAEIEAVLSTHPDVVQCAVVGRSVPGNEEIVAFVQLLKGSSATAQDLMSHVAPELTSYKRPSEIILMDALPATSTGKLLKHKLAESLRN, encoded by the coding sequence GTGTCATTGGCGAACTGGCAGCAGGCTGCAGCGGAAATCACCGAGATGTTGCCGCAGCGCATTCATGAGGTGATGGACCCCTATGTTGCCACCACACCCGACCGGACGGCGCTCATCGAAGACAATGCCACGCTGACCTATCGCGAGCTCGACCGCGCGGTCGGCGCCACGGCGGAGGCGCTATCCACGCTCGGCATCCGCGCCGGCGATCGGATGATGATCGTGAGCGAAAACGCGATTGCGCTCGCCTGCCTCCTGTTCGCGGCCAGTCGCCTCGATGCCTGGGCGATCGTGGCCAACCCGCGGCTGTCGCCGCGTGAGCTCGATCAGATCAGAGATCACAGCGGCGCCCGTCGCATGTTCTTCACGGCGGAGGTTTCCGAAGAGGCGGCCTCGCACGCGACGCGTTACAACGCTCCGGTGCAGGATGTTGGTCCGCTCCACGGCATCGGCGTGTCTGCCCTGAACCAGAACACGCATGCCGAGCCGGTCGAGGCCGACGGCGCACGTCAGGTGGCGGTGCTCATCTATACGTCCGGTACGACCGGAACGCCGAAGGGGGTCATGCTCACGCATCGGAACCTGCTGTTTTCCGCAAGGACCACCGCGAACTTGCGGAGCATGACGGCGGAGGACGTGCAGTATTGCGTGCTGCCGATCTCGCATATCGTCGGCATCTCGCTGCTGACGATGACGCTGATGGTCGGTGGTGTGACCCGGCTGGTCACCAAATACAATCCCGCTGCGCTTGCCAAGGCGCTGGCCGAGGAAGGCATCACGCTCTTGAACGGCGTGCCCGCCACCTACCAGCGCCTGCTGGAATACAAGCAGACGGCCGGCTTGCCCAAGCTCAAGCGCGGCGCGCTGCGCCTGATGAGCGTCGCCGGCGCGCCGCTCGACCTCGAGCTCAAGGCAAGGGTCGAGAAGGAGCTCGGTCTGCCGCTCGGCAACGCCTTTGGCATCACCGAATGCTCGCCCGGAATTTCCGGCGTGCGGCCCGAGGCGCCGCGTCGCGACAATTCGGTCGGAGTGCTCGTGCCGGGTATCGAGGCCCGGATCGTTGCGCGGGACGGCGCCATCGTGACGAACGGTGACATCGGCGAATTGCATGTCCGTGGGCCGAACGTCATGCGCGGTTACTATCGCGCGCCCGACCTCACGGCGAAAGCGATCGACCCGGAAGGGTGGTTCAACACCGGCGACCTCGCGCGCTTCGAGGGCGATGCGATGTTCATCGTTGGTCGCACCAAGGAGATGATCATTCGCTCCGGCTTCAACGTCTATCCGGCCGAGATCGAGGCGGTGCTGAGCACGCATCCAGACGTGGTGCAATGCGCCGTGGTCGGACGATCGGTCCCGGGCAACGAAGAGATTGTGGCGTTCGTCCAGCTCCTCAAGGGCTCCTCGGCAACCGCGCAGGATTTGATGTCGCATGTCGCGCCGGAGCTCACGTCCTACAAGCGGCCATCCGAGATCATCCTCATGGACGCGCTGCCGGCCACGTCGACAGGCAAGCTCCTGAAACACAAGCTGGCGGAATCGCTGCGCAACTGA
- a CDS encoding glycoside hydrolase family 15 protein, with protein sequence MGYKPIESYGVIGDLHTVALVGIDGSIDWCCLPHFDSPSVFAAILDDQKGGSFRIASLYEAQCKQMYMPDSNVLVTRFLSDQGVGEVVDFMPIQGARESRKIHQIVRVVRAVRGSVRFRLDCRPAFDFARRPHQVVLEGRGAIFEARGMKVSLVSRFPLGRQGDGVAAEFVLNPGETTTFILRQVEETCQDSVHDGVLLEARLVGTEALTQTLAFWRQWLRKCNYSGRWREMVHRSALVLKLLTFAPTGAIVAAPTCGLPEEIGGVRNWDYRYTWVRDAAFTNYAFLRLGLTSEAEQFMAWLEQRAVEGARGDPLQTMYRIDGGRELPEEVLDHLDGYRGSRPVRVGNAAADQLQLDIYGELMDAVYLYDKYGTPIAYDSWRHVRKMLDWVASNWDRADDGIWEVRGGQQQFVYSKVQCWVALDRAIRLAQKRSLPLDRARLATERDRIYETIMTHGWNTERQTFVQHFATDAVDASNLIMPLVFFLSPTDPRMRGTLDRIMAELVSDSLVHRYEIGRGAGDGLTGSEGTFNMCTFWLVEALARAGRAEEARFIFEKMLTYANHLGLYAEETGPRGEALGNFPQAFTHIGLISAAFNLDRRLGVGP encoded by the coding sequence ATGGGCTACAAGCCGATCGAATCCTACGGCGTCATCGGCGACCTGCACACCGTTGCCTTGGTTGGCATTGACGGGTCCATCGACTGGTGTTGCCTGCCGCACTTTGACTCGCCGAGCGTCTTCGCGGCAATTCTCGACGACCAGAAAGGGGGCTCATTCCGCATCGCCAGCCTCTACGAGGCGCAGTGCAAACAGATGTACATGCCTGACAGCAACGTCCTGGTGACGCGCTTTCTTAGCGACCAGGGCGTCGGTGAGGTCGTGGACTTCATGCCGATCCAAGGCGCGCGCGAGAGTAGAAAGATCCACCAGATCGTCCGGGTAGTGCGGGCGGTGCGCGGGTCGGTCCGCTTCCGCCTCGACTGCCGGCCGGCCTTCGACTTCGCCCGCCGGCCCCACCAGGTCGTCCTGGAGGGCCGGGGAGCGATCTTCGAGGCACGCGGCATGAAAGTCTCGCTCGTCAGCCGCTTCCCGCTTGGTCGGCAAGGCGACGGCGTCGCTGCCGAGTTCGTCCTCAACCCCGGCGAGACGACCACGTTCATCCTCCGCCAGGTGGAGGAGACTTGCCAAGACAGCGTTCATGATGGGGTCTTGCTTGAGGCGCGGCTGGTCGGCACGGAGGCCCTGACGCAGACCCTGGCCTTTTGGCGGCAGTGGCTGAGGAAGTGCAACTATTCAGGTCGCTGGCGCGAGATGGTCCACCGCTCGGCGCTGGTGTTGAAGCTGCTGACGTTCGCGCCGACTGGCGCGATCGTGGCGGCGCCGACCTGCGGGCTGCCGGAAGAGATCGGCGGGGTACGCAACTGGGACTATCGCTATACTTGGGTGCGCGACGCCGCTTTCACCAATTACGCCTTCCTGCGTCTGGGACTGACGTCGGAGGCGGAGCAGTTCATGGCCTGGTTGGAGCAGCGGGCCGTCGAGGGCGCCCGGGGCGACCCGTTGCAGACTATGTATCGCATCGACGGTGGCCGCGAGCTGCCAGAGGAGGTCCTCGACCACCTCGATGGTTACCGCGGGTCGCGTCCCGTGCGAGTCGGCAACGCCGCTGCCGACCAGCTGCAGCTGGACATCTATGGCGAGCTGATGGATGCGGTCTACCTGTACGACAAGTACGGGACGCCGATCGCCTATGACTCCTGGCGTCACGTGCGCAAGATGCTGGACTGGGTGGCGAGCAACTGGGACCGAGCCGACGATGGCATCTGGGAGGTGCGCGGTGGACAACAGCAGTTCGTGTACTCCAAGGTGCAGTGCTGGGTGGCGTTGGACCGAGCGATCCGCCTTGCGCAGAAGCGGAGTCTGCCGCTGGATCGCGCCCGCCTGGCTACGGAGCGGGACCGCATCTACGAGACCATCATGACGCACGGCTGGAACACCGAGCGGCAGACGTTCGTGCAGCACTTCGCCACTGACGCGGTGGATGCGTCCAATCTGATCATGCCGCTCGTCTTCTTCCTGTCGCCGACCGACCCACGCATGCGCGGGACGCTGGATCGGATCATGGCGGAGCTGGTTTCCGACAGCTTGGTGCACCGCTACGAGATCGGCAGAGGAGCTGGCGACGGCCTGACCGGGAGCGAGGGGACGTTCAATATGTGTACGTTCTGGCTGGTGGAAGCACTGGCCCGGGCGGGCCGCGCCGAGGAGGCCCGCTTCATCTTCGAGAAGATGCTGACCTACGCCAACCACCTCGGCTTGTACGCCGAGGAGACGGGTCCGCGTGGCGAAGCGCTGGGCAACTTCCCGCAGGCATTCACTCACATCGGTTTGATAAGCGCCGCGTTCAACCTGGACCGCCGGCTAGGCGTTGGACCTTGA
- a CDS encoding HAD family hydrolase, whose translation MNQVVFLVDVDNTLLDNDRIQADIKAYLERRYGAPCRDRYWAILEELFQELGYRDYLGALQRYRVEHPQDMHLLSMSSFLVDYPFANRLYPGSLDVLERLRQWGPTVLLTDGDVVFQPRKVERSGLSEAVNSHVLIYIHKELALDDVEARYPALHYVLVDDKPRILAAVKEAWGNRVTTVLPRQGQYAHNVNALASFATPDVTVDRIGDLLDYDLGRLLAAAPLFEAAEVKR comes from the coding sequence ATGAACCAGGTCGTCTTTCTGGTCGATGTCGACAATACGCTCCTCGATAACGACCGCATCCAGGCCGACATCAAGGCCTACCTCGAGCGCCGGTACGGTGCCCCTTGTCGCGATCGGTACTGGGCAATTCTGGAGGAGCTGTTCCAAGAACTGGGGTATCGAGACTATCTCGGTGCACTCCAGCGGTACCGTGTCGAACACCCGCAGGACATGCATCTATTGTCCATGTCGTCATTCCTGGTCGATTACCCGTTCGCCAACCGTTTGTATCCGGGATCCCTGGATGTGCTCGAACGACTACGTCAGTGGGGCCCAACCGTCCTTCTCACCGATGGCGACGTCGTCTTTCAACCCCGCAAGGTTGAGCGCTCGGGACTTTCGGAGGCAGTCAACTCACACGTGCTGATCTACATCCACAAGGAACTCGCGCTCGATGATGTCGAGGCCCGCTATCCGGCGCTGCACTACGTTCTAGTTGATGACAAGCCGCGTATCCTTGCCGCGGTCAAGGAGGCCTGGGGCAACCGCGTCACCACCGTCCTTCCCCGACAAGGACAATATGCACACAACGTGAACGCCCTGGCCTCCTTCGCCACACCCGACGTGACTGTGGACCGGATCGGAGACCTACTCGACTACGATCTGGGTCGCCTGCTTGCGGCCGCCCCACTGTTCGAAGCTGCGGAGGTGAAAAGATGA
- a CDS encoding acyl-CoA dehydrogenase family protein, whose amino-acid sequence MELALSPEDAAFRDEVRAFIKDNYPTEMRVPNPETDLSKEQMLLWHRILHKKGWIAPLWPKEYGGPGWSITRRFIFEQETTRAGTMPPLAFSVTMVGPVIYTFGNEAQKKKFLPRILSGEDWWCQGYSEPGSGSDLATVRTKAVRDGDHYIVNGHKTWTTLAQHADWIFCLVRTDPAAKPQSGISFLLIDMKSPGVTVRPIITIDGSHEVNDVFLENVRVPVENLIGEENKGWTYAKFLLGNERTSMAGIGRSTRYIEKLKRIVKAEIPEDDPAHLEFIKDIARVELDVLALEATELRVVAQMARGIDPGPAASLFKIRGTEIFQDITELTHRAIGNYGLAIREHPASANHYMPGPDYGHTASEKYLNSRKLSIYGGSNEIQRNIIAKAVLGL is encoded by the coding sequence ATGGAGCTCGCGCTATCCCCGGAAGATGCGGCGTTTCGCGACGAAGTGCGCGCGTTCATCAAGGACAATTATCCGACCGAGATGCGCGTTCCCAATCCGGAGACCGACCTTTCCAAGGAGCAGATGCTGCTGTGGCATCGCATCCTGCACAAGAAGGGCTGGATCGCGCCGCTCTGGCCCAAGGAATATGGCGGGCCCGGCTGGTCCATCACCCGCCGTTTCATCTTCGAGCAGGAGACCACGCGCGCGGGCACGATGCCGCCTTTGGCGTTCAGTGTCACCATGGTCGGTCCCGTCATCTATACGTTCGGCAATGAGGCGCAGAAGAAGAAGTTTCTTCCCCGCATCCTCTCGGGCGAGGATTGGTGGTGCCAGGGCTATTCCGAGCCCGGCTCGGGCTCCGACCTCGCCACCGTCCGCACCAAGGCGGTACGCGACGGCGACCACTACATCGTCAACGGCCACAAGACCTGGACCACGCTGGCGCAGCACGCCGACTGGATCTTCTGCCTGGTACGGACCGATCCGGCGGCAAAGCCGCAGTCCGGCATCTCCTTCCTGCTGATCGACATGAAGTCGCCGGGCGTCACCGTGCGTCCGATCATCACCATCGATGGCTCCCATGAGGTCAACGACGTCTTCCTCGAAAACGTCCGCGTTCCCGTCGAGAACCTGATCGGCGAAGAGAACAAGGGCTGGACCTACGCCAAATTCCTGCTCGGCAATGAACGTACCAGCATGGCCGGCATCGGCCGCTCGACGCGCTATATCGAGAAATTGAAGAGGATCGTGAAGGCGGAAATTCCGGAAGACGATCCGGCGCATCTCGAATTCATCAAAGACATCGCGCGGGTCGAGCTCGACGTGCTGGCGCTGGAGGCAACCGAGCTGCGCGTCGTCGCCCAAATGGCACGCGGCATCGATCCGGGGCCGGCGGCCTCGCTGTTCAAGATCCGTGGCACCGAGATCTTCCAGGACATCACCGAGCTGACCCATCGTGCGATCGGCAATTACGGGCTGGCCATTCGCGAACATCCGGCCAGTGCCAATCATTACATGCCGGGACCGGACTACGGCCACACCGCATCGGAGAAGTATCTCAACTCGCGCAAGCTCTCCATCTACGGCGGATCGAACGAGATCCAACGCAACATCATCGCAAAAGCGGTGCTCGGCCTCTAG
- a CDS encoding HEAT repeat domain-containing protein yields the protein MSAQIAYLGTSVPGWVRELSSSDPLQRRLGAYALGEIGPAATEAMSDLAATLQDPVAFVRVWAAAALARVVPSGGESITVLVAELGNELAFVRSLAAWHLGRLGPAFPGIEQALRPLRQLAGDEDPSVRVEAALALGMLEGKGAPPPELKSLCT from the coding sequence ATGAGCGCGCAGATCGCTTATCTAGGGACTTCCGTTCCAGGCTGGGTGAGGGAGCTTTCGAGCAGCGATCCACTCCAGCGTCGCCTCGGTGCATATGCGCTGGGCGAGATCGGCCCGGCGGCAACCGAGGCTATGTCCGACCTCGCCGCTACCCTCCAGGACCCGGTTGCGTTCGTGCGCGTCTGGGCGGCGGCGGCCTTGGCCCGGGTGGTGCCGTCAGGTGGAGAGTCGATCACCGTCCTCGTCGCGGAGTTGGGCAACGAGCTTGCCTTCGTCCGCAGCCTGGCGGCCTGGCACCTCGGTCGCCTCGGTCCGGCCTTCCCGGGGATCGAACAAGCCCTCCGCCCCCTCCGACAGCTAGCGGGTGATGAGGATCCGAGCGTGCGAGTGGAGGCCGCGCTAGCGCTGGGGATGCTCGAGGGGAAGGGCGCCCCGCCGCCGGAGCTGAAGTCCTTGTGCACTTGA
- a CDS encoding 2-hydroxychromene-2-carboxylate isomerase: MAAPLKVEFHFDFGSPNAYLAELALPGIEQRTGVKFDYVPVLLGGVYKATGNLSPAESLRGIKNKPEYNALETQRFLRRHNITKFTVNPFFPVNTLALMRGAVAAEFEGAFEPYFRAAYHHMWVEPKKMDDPQVFRDAFLSSGLDIDRISARAQQDDVKKRLIENTSRAVARGTFGSPTFFVGDEIYFGKDSLRDVEEEILAQSAAARRKSA; this comes from the coding sequence ATGGCTGCTCCGCTAAAGGTCGAGTTTCATTTCGATTTCGGCAGTCCCAACGCTTACCTCGCCGAGCTCGCGCTGCCCGGCATCGAGCAGCGAACCGGCGTCAAGTTCGACTACGTGCCGGTGCTGCTCGGCGGCGTCTACAAGGCGACCGGCAACCTGTCGCCTGCCGAGTCGCTGCGCGGGATCAAGAACAAGCCGGAATACAATGCGCTCGAGACCCAACGCTTCCTGCGCCGGCACAACATCACGAAGTTCACGGTGAACCCGTTCTTCCCGGTGAACACCCTTGCGCTGATGCGCGGCGCTGTTGCCGCGGAGTTCGAGGGGGCGTTCGAGCCCTACTTCCGCGCTGCCTATCACCACATGTGGGTCGAGCCCAAGAAGATGGACGATCCGCAGGTCTTCCGCGATGCGTTTCTGTCATCAGGGCTGGACATCGATCGCATCAGCGCCCGCGCCCAGCAGGACGACGTCAAGAAGAGGTTGATCGAGAACACCAGCCGCGCCGTGGCGCGCGGCACGTTCGGCTCGCCGACGTTCTTCGTCGGTGACGAGATCTACTTCGGCAAGGACAGCCTGCGCGACGTCGAGGAAGAAATCCTGGCGCAATCGGCCGCAGCGCGGCGCAAGAGCGCCTGA
- a CDS encoding histidine phosphatase family protein produces MNAVLPIICLARHGETAWSLSGQHTGLTDLPLTERGELNAQSLRSRLLGFTFAKVFTSPLKRAVQTSELAGFGVEAELDRDLLEWNYGQYEGRRTKEIHEERPGWQLFRDGCPGGETPNQVGARADRIVERVRNVPGNVLLFSSGHFLRVLAARWLGLDAEAGRLFTLDTASLSILGYEHDQLEPAIRLWNDTGHVEGRFARSFAH; encoded by the coding sequence ATGAACGCCGTCCTTCCGATCATTTGCCTTGCAAGGCATGGCGAGACGGCGTGGAGCCTCTCGGGCCAGCATACTGGCCTCACAGATTTGCCTCTCACCGAGCGCGGCGAACTCAATGCGCAAAGTTTGCGCTCGCGGTTGCTGGGTTTCACTTTCGCAAAAGTGTTCACGAGCCCCTTGAAGCGAGCGGTCCAGACATCGGAGTTGGCCGGCTTCGGCGTCGAAGCGGAACTCGACCGCGATCTGCTGGAATGGAATTACGGCCAATACGAGGGGCGTCGCACAAAGGAGATCCATGAAGAGCGTCCGGGCTGGCAATTGTTTCGCGACGGCTGTCCAGGAGGAGAAACACCGAATCAAGTTGGCGCCCGGGCCGATCGCATTGTGGAGCGCGTTCGCAACGTCCCAGGTAACGTGTTATTGTTTTCGAGCGGACATTTTCTCCGAGTTCTGGCGGCACGCTGGTTAGGCCTCGATGCGGAGGCCGGACGACTCTTCACACTCGACACTGCAAGCCTGAGCATACTCGGGTACGAACACGATCAGTTAGAACCAGCGATCCGGCTGTGGAATGACACCGGGCACGTCGAAGGTCGGTTCGCACGAAGCTTCGCTCACTAA
- a CDS encoding SDR family oxidoreductase, which produces MQKRNRTVAVIGAGDFIGGEIAKKFASEGFTIFAGRRNGDKLAPLVKEIEAVGGEIHARSLDARKEEEIISFLNDADKHAPLEVCIFNIGANVNFPILETTERVFRKVWEMACYSGFLAGREAARLMLPRGGGNIFFTGATASLRGGSGYAAFASAKFGLRAVAQAMARELGPKNIHVAHLIIDSGVDTEWVRQRRLEALGPNALDDPDLLMPPASVAASYWQLYQQPKSAWTFELEIRPFGEKW; this is translated from the coding sequence ATGCAGAAGAGAAACAGGACGGTTGCGGTCATCGGCGCCGGTGACTTTATCGGCGGCGAGATTGCCAAGAAATTCGCCTCGGAAGGCTTCACCATCTTCGCTGGCCGCCGCAATGGCGACAAGCTCGCGCCGCTGGTCAAGGAGATCGAGGCGGTCGGCGGTGAGATCCACGCCCGCTCGCTCGACGCGCGCAAGGAGGAGGAGATCATCTCCTTCCTCAATGACGCGGACAAGCATGCGCCGCTCGAGGTCTGCATCTTCAACATCGGCGCCAATGTCAATTTCCCGATCCTGGAGACCACCGAACGGGTGTTCCGAAAGGTCTGGGAAATGGCCTGCTATTCCGGGTTCCTTGCGGGGCGCGAGGCCGCACGGCTGATGCTGCCGCGTGGCGGCGGCAACATCTTCTTTACTGGCGCGACCGCGAGCTTGCGCGGCGGTTCCGGCTATGCCGCCTTCGCCAGCGCCAAGTTCGGCCTGCGAGCCGTCGCACAGGCGATGGCGCGCGAACTCGGGCCGAAGAACATCCACGTCGCGCATCTTATCATTGACTCTGGCGTCGATACCGAATGGGTGCGCCAGCGCCGGCTCGAAGCGCTCGGCCCCAATGCGCTCGACGATCCAGACCTGCTAATGCCGCCTGCGTCGGTGGCGGCGTCCTATTGGCAGCTCTACCAACAGCCCAAGAGCGCGTGGACGTTTGAGCTTGAGATCCGTCCCTTCGGCGAGAAGTGGTAG
- a CDS encoding ROK family protein — translation MNILVVDVGGTHVKILASGEKVKRAIDSGPTLTARQMVSSVKKLADGWEYDLVSIGYPGPVVHDRPMAEPHNLGKGWMGFNFAAAFKLPTKVINDAAMQALGSYRSGKMLFLGLGTGLGSAMIVDGIVEPMELAHLAYKKRTYEDYVGARALEEFGRKAWRKHVEDVVESLVAALQPEDVVLGGGNATKLKTLPPLCRLGDNANAFKGGFRMWEGPPKEKITRSRKQTAQAAMARQKER, via the coding sequence ATGAACATACTGGTCGTTGACGTGGGCGGCACCCACGTCAAGATCCTTGCCTCCGGCGAAAAAGTTAAACGAGCAATTGACTCCGGGCCGACCCTGACGGCCCGGCAGATGGTATCGAGCGTGAAAAAGCTGGCCGATGGCTGGGAGTATGACCTCGTCTCGATTGGCTATCCGGGCCCGGTCGTGCATGACCGGCCTATGGCGGAACCTCACAATCTGGGAAAGGGCTGGATGGGCTTCAACTTCGCTGCGGCATTCAAACTGCCAACGAAAGTCATCAACGATGCGGCGATGCAGGCGCTCGGCAGCTACCGGAGCGGAAAAATGCTGTTTCTCGGGCTCGGGACGGGACTCGGCTCGGCGATGATCGTCGATGGCATCGTGGAGCCGATGGAGCTAGCGCACCTCGCCTACAAGAAGCGGACCTACGAAGATTATGTCGGCGCCCGCGCGCTGGAGGAATTTGGCAGGAAAGCATGGCGGAAGCACGTCGAAGATGTCGTTGAATCTTTGGTTGCGGCTCTCCAACCCGAGGACGTCGTGTTGGGCGGCGGCAACGCGACGAAGTTGAAAACACTGCCACCATTATGCCGTCTTGGAGATAATGCCAACGCGTTCAAGGGCGGCTTCAGGATGTGGGAAGGTCCGCCGAAGGAAAAGATCACTCGCTCGCGCAAACAGACTGCGCAAGCCGCCATGGCGCGTCAAAAGGAGCGATAA